One stretch of Periplaneta americana isolate PAMFEO1 chromosome 1, P.americana_PAMFEO1_priV1, whole genome shotgun sequence DNA includes these proteins:
- the IleRS gene encoding isoleucine--tRNA ligase, cytoplasmic, giving the protein MVQPVSETIDFAKEEDKIINLWKQLDVFRTCLKQSKGKPRYSFYDGPPFATGLPHYGHILAGTIKDIVTRYAHQRGYHVERRFGWDCHGLPVEYEIDKTLGIRGPEDVAKMGIDKYNGECRKIVMRYASEWEIIVGRLGRWIDFQNDYKTLYPWFMESIWWVFKELFVKGMVYRGVKVMPYSTACNTPLSNFESGQNYKEVIDPAVIVSFPIIGDQNVHLLAWTTTPWTLPSNLSLCVNPDLNYVKVKDSTTGKVFILMESRLEALYKKEDQYTILEKFKGSSLKGKRYVPIFPYFQDMEKKGAFQVLTDGYVTEESGTGIVHQAPYFGEDDYRICLAAGIITRDQDMVCPVDASGRFTEPVTEFLGQHVKDADKNIVKWLKEADRLVNSSTVKHSYPFCWRSETPLIYKAVPSWFVRVEQMSKDLLRSSQSTYWVPDFVKEKRFGNWLRDARDWTISRNRYWGTPIPLWISPDGEEIVCVGSIAELQELTGVEVTDLHRESIDHLTIPSRRPGQPPLQRVSEVFDCWFESGSMPYAQMHYPFERAKEFEDCFPADFIAEGIDQTRGWFYTLLVISTALFNKPPFKNLIANGLVLASDGQKMSKRKKNYPDPMEVVNKFGADALRLYLINSPVVRAENLRFKEEGVRDVLKDVFLPWYNAYRFLVQNLDRLIKEDGVKFEFVEGVALEKLSQNLMDQWILSFTQSLLQFVKQEMTAYRLYTVVPRLVKFIDNLTNWYVRMNRKRLKGEGGVHDCYDALHTLYHVLYSMVRVMSPFTPFLTELMYRNLRHFLEPHTIMDSVHYLMLPEPRSVLINEDIERAVARMQTVIDLGRVIRDRKTIPVKYPLPEVVVIHQDEKYLKDIISLERYILEELNVRKVTVTTDKKKYGVTLRAEPDHKTLGARLKGAFKPVMQAIKSLTDSDLHEFLSTGQMKLLGHTIEPADIRIMFSFSGDSTGELADNYEAHADNDLLVLLATTADEAMQDEGIAREVINRVQKLRKKAHLVPSDPVTVYFSVDPPDSQLQRITMSHAQFIENTLKVPLRPVTELKTHMRSSLVIEETQQLKGSLLNLVVTRGFCQGWSSDAESNQQQSETAVEPFCRYVNVQLCGLQPKYGAKMSCGMILLENPCQENLITIKQLREEIEVLFGLYGQDFILSKSKNGPELTDIPDLNSLDKQVLYVYHRSDKKPEPLRQSVNNGPYCKFINISFNGKKGTVLLENSYGGHISPIRDQISCIFGVDVSKLADLGLTDSEIITGPVAVKVK; this is encoded by the coding sequence atggtgcAGCCAGTGTCTGAAACAATAGACTTTGCAaaggaagaagacaaaataattaACTTATGGAAGCAGTTGGATGTCTTCAGAACTTGTTTGAAACAATCTAAAGGAAAACCTCGATATTCTTTCTATGACGGCCCACCTTTTGCAACCGGGCTTCCGCATTATGGACATATACTTGCAGGCACCATAAAAGATATTGTTACCAGATACGCCCATCAACGAGGTTACCATGTAGAACGTCGGTTCGGTTGGGATTGCCACGGTTTGCCAGTGGAATATGAAATCGACAAGACATTGGGGATTAGAGGACCAGAAGATGTGGCAAAAATGGGAATCGACAAATATAATGGTGAGTGTCGTAAGATTGTAATGAGATATGCATCAGAGTGGGAAATCATTGTCGGTCGTCTAGGAAGGTGGATAGATTTTCAAAATGACTACAAAACTTTATATCCTTGGTTCATGGAATCAATCTGGTGGGTGTTTAAGGAGTTGTTTGTGAAAGGAATGGTGTATCGTGGAGTGAAGGTAATGCCATATTCTACTGCTTGCAATACGCCTTTATCCAACTTTGAATCAGGTCAGAACTATAAAGAAGTGATCGATCCAGCTGTGATAGTAAGCTTTCCAATCATTGGAGACCAGAATGTTCATCTTTTGGCATGGACTACAACTCCGTGGACTCTGCCTAGTAATTTATCACTCTGTGTGAATCCAGATCTAAACTATGTCAAAGTAAAAGATTCTACAACAGGAaaggtgttcattttaatggagAGTCGATTAGAAGCTCTGTATAAAAAGGAAGATCAGTATACTATCCTAGAAAAATTTAAAGGAAGCAGCTTGAAGGGAAAGAGATATGTGCCTATTTTTCCATATTTCCAGGACATGGAAAAGAAAGGTGCATTCCAAGTTCTCACAGATGGTTATGTTACAGAGGAATCTGGCACTGGAATTGTACATCAAGCACCATACTTCGGTGAAGATGATTATCGTATATGCTTGGCTGCAGGAATCATCACTAGAGATCAAGATATGGTGTGTCCAGTAGATGCTAGTGGACGATTTACAGAACCAGTAACTGAATTTTTGGGTCAACATGTAAAGGATGCAGATAAGAATATAGTAAAATGGTTGAAGGAAGCAGACCGTCTAGTGAACAGTTCAACAGTAAAACATAGTTATCCATTCTGCTGGCGTTCAGAGACACCCCTTATTTATAAAGCTGTTCCATCATGGTTTGTTAGAGTTGAGCAAATGAGTAAGGATTTACTCAGGTCAAGTCAAAGCACGTACTGGGTACCTGACTTTGTCAAAGAAAAACGCTTTGGGAATTGGCTTCGCGATGCTCGGGATTGGACAATCAGTCGTAACAGATACTGGGGAACTCCAATTCCATTATGGATATCACCAGATGGTGAAGAAATAGTCTGTGTTGGTAGCATTGCAGAGTTACAAGAATTAACAGGTGTAGAAGTGACTGATCTTCATAGAGAGAGTATTGATCACTTGACGATCCCATCGCGGCGACCAGGCCAACCTCCATTACAGAGAGTCTCTGAAGTGTTTGATTGTTGGTTTGAATCTGGCTCCATGCCATATGCTCAGATGCATTATCCATTTGAGCGTGCAAAAGAATTTGAAGATTGCTTTCCAGCTGATTTTATTGCCGAAGGCATTGATCAGACTAGAGGATGGTTTTACACTCTGCTGGTTATTTCAACTGCACTTTTTAATAAACCACCATTCAAGAATCTGATAGCAAATGGTTTAGTTTTGGCATCTGATGGGCAGAAAATGTCTAAACGGAAAAAGAACTACCCAGATCCTATGGAAGTTGTGAATAAATTTGGTGCAGACGCTTTGCGATTGTATCTCATTAACTCTCCAGTAGTCCGTGCCGAAAACTTGCGCTTTAAAGAAGAAGGTGTTCGGGATGTTTTGAAAGATGTGTTCCTTCCATGGTACAATGCATATCGTTTTTTGGTGCAAAATCTGGACAGACTGATTAAAGAAGATGGAGTTAAATTTGAATTTGTTGAAGGTGTAGCCCTGGAGAAATTGTCCCAGAATTTGATGGATCAGTGGATTCTCTCATTCACGCAATCATTGCTCCAGTTCGTGAAACAAGAGATGACAGCATATCGACTGTATACTGTTGTTCCACGACTTGTGAAGTTTATCGATAATCTCACAAATTGGTATGTCCGCATGAATAGGAAAAGACTGAAGGGAGAGGGCGGTGTTCATGACTGTTATGATGCTTTGCACACGCTGTACCATGTCCTATATTCAATGGTGCGTGTTATGTCTCCTTTTACACCGTTTCTCACAGAGCTGATGTACCGCAACCTCCGTCACTTTTTGGAACCTCATACCATCATGGATAGTGTGCATTATCTCATGCTTCCAGAGCCTAGAAGTGTTCTTATAAATGAAGACATAGAGAGGGCTGTAGCACGCATGCAAAcagtcattgaccttggcagagtAATAAGAGATCGGAAGACCATTCCAGTGAAGTATCCTCTTCCAGAAGTGGTGGTTATTCATCAAGATGAGAAATATCTGAAAGATATAATTTCCTTGGAGCGATacattttggaagaattgaaTGTGCGAAAAGTGACTGTAACAACTGACAAGAAGAAATATGGTGTGACACTTAGAGCAGAACCAGATCACAAAACCTTGGGAGCACGCTTGAAGGGTGCCTTTAAGCCTGTCATGCAAGCAATAAAATCATTGACAGATTCAGACCTGCACGAGTTTTTGTCAACAGGACAGATGAAGCTTTTGGGACATACCATTGAGCCAGCAGATATTCGTATCATGTTCAGCTTTAGTGGAGACAGCACCGGTGAATTGGCAGATAACTATGAAGCACATGCAGATAATGATTTGTTAGTACTGTTGGCAACAACAGCCGATGAGGCAATGCAAGATGAGGGCATAGCCCGCGAAGTGATAAATCGGGTGCAGAAGCTGCGAAAGAAAGCACATCTAGTTCCGTCAGATCCAGTGACAGTCTACTTCAGTGTTGATCCCCCAGACAGTCAGCTGCAGCGTATCACCATGTCCCATGCTCAGTTCATTGAAAATACACTGAAAGTTCCGTTACGTCCAGTGACAGAGTTGAAAACGCATATGCGATCATCTCTAGTGATTGAAGAAACACAACAACTTAAAGGTTCTTTGTTAAATTTGGTAGTAACCCGTGGTTTCTGTCAAGGCTGGAGCTCTGACGCAGAATCAAATCAACAGCAGTCTGAAACAGCTGTCGAACCTTTCTGCAGATATGTCAATGTTCAGTTATGTGGTCTGCAACCGAAATATGGAGCTAAAATGTCTTGTGGGATGATTTTGCTAGAAAATCCATGTCAAGAAAATCTAATTACAATTAAACAGTTAAGAGAAGAGATTGAAGTCCTTTTTGGCTTGTATGGGCAAGATTTTATTCTTTCCAAATCAAAGAATGGACCAGAACTGACAGATATCCCTGACTTGAATAGTTTAGATAAACAAGTACTTTATGTATACCACAGAAGTGACAAAAAACCTGAACCCTTGAGACAATCTGTCAACAATGGTCCATATTGTAAGTTCATCAATATAAGCTTTAATGGCAAAAAGGGAACAGTACTATTGGAGAATTCATATGGAGGACATATTTCGCCAATACGTGACCAAATTAGTTGCATATTTGGAGTAGATGTAAGCAAGCTGGCAGATCTAGGCCTAACAGATTCGGAAATAATTACTGGGCCGGTGGCTGTTAAAGTGAAATAA